In Desulforegulaceae bacterium, the genomic stretch GCACCCACTCTGTCTTCTACAAAAACAATAAGCCTTACAGGATAAGTTCCTTCTGTTGTCTTCCCCCAGCTTGCCGGCACCAATCTGTCAGGGTTGGCCGAAGTTTTTACATTTGGACAATTTTTAACATGGATTGTAATTCCATGCCCTTCAGTAATATAGCCTATGATGGGATCTCCTGGCACTGGATTGCAACATTTTCCACGCCTTGTCAAAAGATCATCTAGCCCATCAACAATTATTTCTCCTTCACCACTTTGGAAAAGGGCTTCTGCTGACTCATCATAAATATTTTCCTGACCTTCTTTTTCTTCTTTCTCTTCCCTGTTTTCCAAAAAACGATTTAAAATCTGACGGGGTGTTATTTTTCCATAGCCCACTGCAGCTATAAGATCTTCAGACTCTTTGTATCCATATCTAAATGCAATCTCAGTCATTTCATCGGTGGAATAAAGCTTATTAAAGTTAAGCTTGTGCTTTTTAAAAATCTTTTCACACATTTCTCTTCCAAGACCTAAGCTTCTTTCTTTATCTTTTTGCTTGATGTATCTTTTAATCCTTGATCTTGCCCTCACACTTTTCACAAAAGAAAGCCAATCATGATTGGGATTGACATTGTTTGAGGTTATTACCTCAACAGTATCTCCGTTTTTGAGCTTATGATGAAGAGGAACCATTCTGCTGTTTACCTTTGCTCCTGCACAGGTATTTCCAACATCTGTATGAACACTGTAGGCAAAATCAATTGGAGTGGATCCTTTTGGAAGGTTTTTTATATCTCCTCTTGGAGTAAAAACATAAACTTCATCTGGAAAAAGATCTATTTTTACATTTTCTAAAAATTCTTCAGGTTCTGGAAAATCAGCCTGGTTTTCCACAAGATTTTGTACCCATTCAAAGCTTTTCACTATTTTGGGATCAACTGTTTTCCCCTCTTTATATGACCAATGAGCTGCAACTCCTGTTTTGGCAACCCTGTCCATTGCATGGGTTCTTATCTGAATCTCCATTCTTTCGCCATAGGGCCCGATTACAGTTGTGTGAAGGGATTGATACATATTTGCCTTGGGCATTCCTATATAATCTTTAATTTTATGGGCTATGGGCCTCCATAAATTGTGGATAAGGCCCAAAACTTCGTAGCACTTGGGTATGGTTTCAACAACTACCCTGAAAGCTATAAGATCATAGACTTCATCAAATTTAAGGTTTTGTTTGAGCATTTTTTCATAAATGCTTGGAATTGTTTTATATCTGCCAAGAACCTCAGCTTCTATTAAGTTTTTTTCAAGCTCATCAATGATAATTTTTCTGACTTTATCAATATATTGTTCTTTTTCCTCAATATTACTGGTGGTAAGGGCCTCAATTTCTTTAAATTCTTCAGGATAAAGAACTTCAAAAGCTATTTCATCAAACTTTTGCTTTATTGAATAAATTCCAAGCCTGGATGCAAGAGGAGAATAAATATCTCTGGTCTCCTGGGCAATTCTTTTCTTTTTTGATTCATTTTTGTGAAATTGAAGGGTTTCCATATTATGAAGCCGATCCGCAAGTTTTATCAAAATAACCCTGAGGTCATCTGCCATTGCAAGAATCATTTTCCTTAGACTTTCAGCCTGTCTGTCTTCTGCACTTTCAAACTTAAGCTTACTTATCTTGGTTACCCCTGAAACAATATGGGCTACTTCATTTCCAAAAATAGAGGCAACTTCTTCATAAGTTGCATG encodes the following:
- a CDS encoding bifunctional (p)ppGpp synthetase/guanosine-3',5'-bis(diphosphate) 3'-pyrophosphohydrolase, with amino-acid sequence MIRINDILDKILEYHPDADLDIVERAYIYSARVHEGQTRLSGEPYLSHPLAVAWILATMRFDVVSIAAALLHDVIEDTHATYEEVASIFGNEVAHIVSGVTKISKLKFESAEDRQAESLRKMILAMADDLRVILIKLADRLHNMETLQFHKNESKKKRIAQETRDIYSPLASRLGIYSIKQKFDEIAFEVLYPEEFKEIEALTTSNIEEKEQYIDKVRKIIIDELEKNLIEAEVLGRYKTIPSIYEKMLKQNLKFDEVYDLIAFRVVVETIPKCYEVLGLIHNLWRPIAHKIKDYIGMPKANMYQSLHTTVIGPYGERMEIQIRTHAMDRVAKTGVAAHWSYKEGKTVDPKIVKSFEWVQNLVENQADFPEPEEFLENVKIDLFPDEVYVFTPRGDIKNLPKGSTPIDFAYSVHTDVGNTCAGAKVNSRMVPLHHKLKNGDTVEVITSNNVNPNHDWLSFVKSVRARSRIKRYIKQKDKERSLGLGREMCEKIFKKHKLNFNKLYSTDEMTEIAFRYGYKESEDLIAAVGYGKITPRQILNRFLENREEKEEKEGQENIYDESAEALFQSGEGEIIVDGLDDLLTRRGKCCNPVPGDPIIGYITEGHGITIHVKNCPNVKTSANPDRLVPASWGKTTEGTYPVRLIVFVEDRVGAAAEITGSVSESNANIAELSLKRQENGNGVRFDMTINVPNREILEKILKKIKSVKDVYEVKRIKS